In Ctenopharyngodon idella isolate HZGC_01 chromosome 20, HZGC01, whole genome shotgun sequence, the following proteins share a genomic window:
- the LOC127502681 gene encoding uncharacterized protein LOC127502681 isoform X48: MREPMRFILVLRSTFELPQEPVRFILVLRSTFELQQEPMRFILVLRGTFELPQEKMRFILVLRGTFELPQEPMRFILVLRGTFELPQEPMRFILVLRGTFELQQEPMRFILVLRGTFELQQEPMRFILVLRGTFELPQEPMRFILVLRGTFELPQEPMRFILVLRGTFELPQEPMRFILVLRGTFELPQEPMRFILVLCGTFELPQEPMRFILVLRGTFELQQEPMRFILVLRSTFELPQEKMRFILVSRGTFELPQEPMRFIRVLRGTFELQQEPMRFILVLRSTFELPQEPMRFILVCYAARLSFRKNH, translated from the exons atgcgagaaccaatgaggttcattctcgtgttacgcagcacgtttgagcttccgcaagaaccagtgaggttcattctcgtgttacgcagcacgtttgagcttcagcaagaaccaatgaggttcattctcgtgttacgcggcacgtttgagcttccgcaagaaaaaatgaggttcattctcgtgttacgcggcacgtttgagcttccgcaagaaccaatgag gttcattctcgtgttacgcggcacgtttgagcttccgcaagaaccaatgaggttcattctcgtgttacgcggcacgtttgaacttcagcaagaaccaatgag gttcattctcgtgttacgcggcacgtttgaacttcagcaagaaccaatgag gttcattctcgtgttacgcggcacgtttgagcttccgcaagaaccaatgaggttcattctcgtgttacgcggcacgtttgagcttccgcaagaaccaatgag gttcattctcgtgttacgtggcacgtttgagcttccgcaagaaccaatgaggttcattctcgtgttacgcggcacgtttgagcttcctcaagaaccaatgaggttcattctcgtgttatgcggcacgtttgagcttcctcaagaaccaatgaggttcattctcgtgttacgcggcacgtttgaacttcagcaagaaccaatgaggttcattctcgtgttacgcagcacatttgagcttccgcaagaaaaaatgaggttcattctcgtgtcacgcggcacgtttgagcttccgcaagaaccaatgaggttcattcgcgtgttacgcggcacgtttgaacttcagcaagaaccaatgaggttcattctcgtgttacgcagcacatttgagcttcctcaagaaccaatgaggttcattctcgtgtgttacgcagcacgtttgagcttccgcaagaaccactGA
- the LOC127502681 gene encoding uncharacterized protein LOC127502681 isoform X37, which translates to MREPMRFILVLRSTFELPQEPVRFILVLRSTFELQQEPMRFILVLRGTFELPQEKMRFILVLRGTFELPQEPMRFICVLRGTFELQQEPMRFILVLRSTFELPQEPMRFILVLRSTFELQQEPMRFILVLRSTFELQQEPMRFILVLRGTFELPQEPMRFILVLRGTFELPQEPMRFILVLRGTFELPQEPMRFILVLRGTFELPQEPMRFILVLCGTFELPQEPMRFILVLRGTFELQQEPMRFILVLRSTFELPQEKMRFILVSRGTFELPQEPMRFIRVLRGTFELQQEPMRFILVLRSTFELPQEPMRFILVCYAARLSFRKNH; encoded by the exons atgcgagaaccaatgaggttcattctcgtgttacgcagcacgtttgagcttccgcaagaaccagtgaggttcattctcgtgttacgcagcacgtttgagcttcagcaagaaccaatgaggttcattctcgtgttacgcggcacgtttgagcttccgcaagaaaaaatgaggttcattctcgtgttacgcggcacgtttgagcttccgcaagaaccaatgaggttcatttgcgtgttacgcggcacgtttgagcttcagcaagaaccaatgaggttcattctcgtgttacgcagcacgtttgagcttccgcaagaaccaatgag gttcattctcgtgttacgcagcacgtttgagcttcagcaagaaccaatgaggttcattctcgtgttacgcagcacgtttgagcttcagcaagaaccaatgag gttcattctcgtgttacgcggcacgtttgagcttccgcaagaaccaatgaggttcattctcgtgttacgcggcacgtttgagcttccgcaagaaccaatgag gttcattctcgtgttacgtggcacgtttgagcttccgcaagaaccaatgaggttcattctcgtgttacgcggcacgtttgagcttcctcaagaaccaatgaggttcattctcgtgttatgcggcacgtttgagcttcctcaagaaccaatgaggttcattctcgtgttacgcggcacgtttgaacttcagcaagaaccaatgaggttcattctcgtgttacgcagcacatttgagcttccgcaagaaaaaatgaggttcattctcgtgtcacgcggcacgtttgagcttccgcaagaaccaatgaggttcattcgcgtgttacgcggcacgtttgaacttcagcaagaaccaatgaggttcattctcgtgttacgcagcacatttgagcttcctcaagaaccaatgaggttcattctcgtgtgttacgcagcacgtttgagcttccgcaagaaccactGA
- the LOC127502681 gene encoding uncharacterized protein LOC127502681 isoform X29, whose protein sequence is MREPMRFILVLRSTFELPQEPVRFILVLRSTFELQQEPMRFILVLRGTFELPQEKMRFILVLRGTFELPQEPMRFICVLRGTFELQQEPMRFILVLRSTFELPQEPMRFILVLRSTFELQQEPMRFILVLRSTFELQQEPMRFILVLRSTFELPQEPMRFILVLRGTFELPQEPMRFILVLRGTFELPQEPMRFILVLRGTFELPQEPMRFILVLRGTFELPQEPMRFILVLCGTFELPQEPMRFILVLRGTFELQQEPMRFILVLRSTFELPQEKMRFILVSRGTFELPQEPMRFIRVLRGTFELQQEPMRFILVLRSTFELPQEPMRFILVCYAARLSFRKNH, encoded by the exons atgcgagaaccaatgaggttcattctcgtgttacgcagcacgtttgagcttccgcaagaaccagtgaggttcattctcgtgttacgcagcacgtttgagcttcagcaagaaccaatgaggttcattctcgtgttacgcggcacgtttgagcttccgcaagaaaaaatgaggttcattctcgtgttacgcggcacgtttgagcttccgcaagaaccaatgaggttcatttgcgtgttacgcggcacgtttgagcttcagcaagaaccaatgaggttcattctcgtgttacgcagcacgtttgagcttccgcaagaaccaatgag gttcattctcgtgttacgcagcacgtttgagcttcagcaagaaccaatgaggttcattctcgtgttacgcagcacgtttgagcttcagcaagaaccaatgaggttcattctcgtgttacgcagcacatttgagcttccacaagaaccaatgag gttcattctcgtgttacgcggcacgtttgagcttccgcaagaaccaatgaggttcattctcgtgttacgcggcacgtttgagcttccgcaagaaccaatgag gttcattctcgtgttacgtggcacgtttgagcttccgcaagaaccaatgaggttcattctcgtgttacgcggcacgtttgagcttcctcaagaaccaatgaggttcattctcgtgttatgcggcacgtttgagcttcctcaagaaccaatgaggttcattctcgtgttacgcggcacgtttgaacttcagcaagaaccaatgaggttcattctcgtgttacgcagcacatttgagcttccgcaagaaaaaatgaggttcattctcgtgtcacgcggcacgtttgagcttccgcaagaaccaatgaggttcattcgcgtgttacgcggcacgtttgaacttcagcaagaaccaatgaggttcattctcgtgttacgcagcacatttgagcttcctcaagaaccaatgaggttcattctcgtgtgttacgcagcacgtttgagcttccgcaagaaccactGA
- the LOC127502681 gene encoding uncharacterized protein LOC127502681 isoform X7: MREPMRFILVLRSTFELPQEPVRFILVLRSTFELQQEPMRFILVLRGTFELPQEPMRFICVLRGTFELQQEPMRFILVLRSTFELPQEPMRFILVLRSTFELQQEPMRFILVLRSTFELQQEPMRFILVLRSTFELPQEPMRFILVLRSTFELPQEPMRFILMLRSTFELPQEPMRFILVLRGTFELPQEPMRFILVLRGTFELQQEPMRFILVLRGTFELQQEPMRFILVLRGTFELPQEPMRFILVLRGTFELPQEPMRFILVLRGTFELPQEPMRFILVLRGTFELPQEPMRFILVLCGTFELPQEPMRFILVLRGTFELQQEPMRFILVLRSTFELPQEKMRFILVSRGTFELPQEPMRFIRVLRGTFELQQEPMRFILVLRSTFELPQEPMRFILVCYAARLSFRKNH, encoded by the exons atgcgagaaccaatgaggttcattctcgtgttacgcagcacgtttgagcttccgcaagaaccagtgaggttcattctcgtgttacgcagcacgtttgagcttcagcaagaaccaatgag gttcattctcgtgttacgcggcacgtttgagcttccgcaagaaccaatgaggttcatttgcgtgttacgcggcacgtttgagcttcagcaagaaccaatgaggttcattctcgtgttacgcagcacgtttgagcttccgcaagaaccaatgag gttcattctcgtgttacgcagcacgtttgagcttcagcaagaaccaatgaggttcattctcgtgttacgcagcacgtttgagcttcagcaagaaccaatgaggttcattctcgtgttacgcagcacatttgagcttccacaagaaccaatgag gttcattctcgtgttacgcagcacgtttgagcttccacaagaaccaatgaggttcattctcatgttacgcagcacgtttgagcttcctcaagaaccaatgaggttcattctcgtgttacgcggcacgtttgagcttccgcaagaaccaatgaggttcattctcgtgttacgcggcacgtttgaacttcagcaagaaccaatgag gttcattctcgtgttacgcggcacgtttgaacttcagcaagaaccaatgag gttcattctcgtgttacgcggcacgtttgagcttccgcaagaaccaatgaggttcattctcgtgttacgcggcacgtttgagcttccgcaagaaccaatgag gttcattctcgtgttacgtggcacgtttgagcttccgcaagaaccaatgaggttcattctcgtgttacgcggcacgtttgagcttcctcaagaaccaatgaggttcattctcgtgttatgcggcacgtttgagcttcctcaagaaccaatgaggttcattctcgtgttacgcggcacgtttgaacttcagcaagaaccaatgaggttcattctcgtgttacgcagcacatttgagcttccgcaagaaaaaatgaggttcattctcgtgtcacgcggcacgtttgagcttccgcaagaaccaatgaggttcattcgcgtgttacgcggcacgtttgaacttcagcaagaaccaatgaggttcattctcgtgttacgcagcacatttgagcttcctcaagaaccaatgaggttcattctcgtgtgttacgcagcacgtttgagcttccgcaagaaccactGA
- the LOC127502681 gene encoding uncharacterized protein LOC127502681 isoform X1, whose protein sequence is MREPMRFILVLRSTFELPQEPVRFILVLRSTFELQQEPMRFILVLRGTFELPQEKMRFILVLRGTFELPQEPMRFICVLRGTFELQQEPMRFILVLRSTFELPQEPMRFILVLRSTFELQQEPMRFILVLRSTFELQQEPMRFILVLRSTFELPQEPMRFILVLRSTFELPQEPMRFILMLRSTFELPQEPMRFILVLRGTFELPQEPMRFILVLRGTFELQQEPMRFILVLRGTFELQQEPMRFILVLRGTFELPQEPMRFILVLRGTFELPQEPMRFILVLRGTFELPQEPMRFILVLRGTFELPQEPMRFILVLCGTFELPQEPMRFILVLRGTFELQQEPMRFILVLRSTFELPQEKMRFILVSRGTFELPQEPMRFIRVLRGTFELQQEPMRFILVLRSTFELPQEPMRFILVCYAARLSFRKNH, encoded by the exons atgcgagaaccaatgaggttcattctcgtgttacgcagcacgtttgagcttccgcaagaaccagtgaggttcattctcgtgttacgcagcacgtttgagcttcagcaagaaccaatgaggttcattctcgtgttacgcggcacgtttgagcttccgcaagaaaaaatgaggttcattctcgtgttacgcggcacgtttgagcttccgcaagaaccaatgaggttcatttgcgtgttacgcggcacgtttgagcttcagcaagaaccaatgaggttcattctcgtgttacgcagcacgtttgagcttccgcaagaaccaatgag gttcattctcgtgttacgcagcacgtttgagcttcagcaagaaccaatgaggttcattctcgtgttacgcagcacgtttgagcttcagcaagaaccaatgaggttcattctcgtgttacgcagcacatttgagcttccacaagaaccaatgag gttcattctcgtgttacgcagcacgtttgagcttccacaagaaccaatgaggttcattctcatgttacgcagcacgtttgagcttcctcaagaaccaatgaggttcattctcgtgttacgcggcacgtttgagcttccgcaagaaccaatgaggttcattctcgtgttacgcggcacgtttgaacttcagcaagaaccaatgag gttcattctcgtgttacgcggcacgtttgaacttcagcaagaaccaatgag gttcattctcgtgttacgcggcacgtttgagcttccgcaagaaccaatgaggttcattctcgtgttacgcggcacgtttgagcttccgcaagaaccaatgag gttcattctcgtgttacgtggcacgtttgagcttccgcaagaaccaatgaggttcattctcgtgttacgcggcacgtttgagcttcctcaagaaccaatgaggttcattctcgtgttatgcggcacgtttgagcttcctcaagaaccaatgaggttcattctcgtgttacgcggcacgtttgaacttcagcaagaaccaatgaggttcattctcgtgttacgcagcacatttgagcttccgcaagaaaaaatgaggttcattctcgtgtcacgcggcacgtttgagcttccgcaagaaccaatgaggttcattcgcgtgttacgcggcacgtttgaacttcagcaagaaccaatgaggttcattctcgtgttacgcagcacatttgagcttcctcaagaaccaatgaggttcattctcgtgtgttacgcagcacgtttgagcttccgcaagaaccactGA
- the LOC127502681 gene encoding uncharacterized protein LOC127502681 isoform X32, whose product MREPMRFILVLRSTFELPQEPVRFILVLRSTFELQQEPMRFILVLRGTFELPQEKMRFILVLRGTFELPQEPMRFICVLRGTFELQQEPMRFILVLRSTFELPQEPMRFILVLRSTFELQQEPMRFILVLRSTFELQQEPMRFILVLRSTFELPQEPMRFILMLRSTFELPQERMRFILVLRSTFELPQEPMRFILVLRGTFELPQEPMRFILVLRGTFELPQEPMRFILVLCGTFELPQEPMRFILVLRGTFELQQEPMRFILVLRSTFELPQEKMRFILVSRGTFELPQEPMRFIRVLRGTFELQQEPMRFILVLRSTFELPQEPMRFILVCYAARLSFRKNH is encoded by the exons atgcgagaaccaatgaggttcattctcgtgttacgcagcacgtttgagcttccgcaagaaccagtgaggttcattctcgtgttacgcagcacgtttgagcttcagcaagaaccaatgaggttcattctcgtgttacgcggcacgtttgagcttccgcaagaaaaaatgaggttcattctcgtgttacgcggcacgtttgagcttccgcaagaaccaatgaggttcatttgcgtgttacgcggcacgtttgagcttcagcaagaaccaatgaggttcattctcgtgttacgcagcacgtttgagcttccgcaagaaccaatgag gttcattctcgtgttacgcagcacgtttgagcttcagcaagaaccaatgaggttcattctcgtgttacgcagcacgtttgagcttcagcaagaaccaatgaggttcattctcgtgttacgcagcacatttgagcttccacaagaaccaatgaggttcattctcatgttacgcagcacgtttgagcttcctcaagaacgaatgaggttcattctcgtgttacgcagcacgtttgagcttccacaagaaccaatgag gttcattctcgtgttacgcggcacgtttgagcttccgcaagaaccaatgag gttcattctcgtgttacgcggcacgtttgagcttcctcaagaaccaatgaggttcattctcgtgttatgcggcacgtttgagcttcctcaagaaccaatgaggttcattctcgtgttacgcggcacgtttgaacttcagcaagaaccaatgaggttcattctcgtgttacgcagcacatttgagcttccgcaagaaaaaatgaggttcattctcgtgtcacgcggcacgtttgagcttccgcaagaaccaatgaggttcattcgcgtgttacgcggcacgtttgaacttcagcaagaaccaatgaggttcattctcgtgttacgcagcacatttgagcttcctcaagaaccaatgaggttcattctcgtgtgttacgcagcacgtttgagcttccgcaagaaccactGA
- the LOC127502681 gene encoding uncharacterized protein LOC127502681 isoform X27 yields MREPMRFILVLRSTFELPQEPVRFILVLRSTFELQQEPMRFILVLRGTFELPQEKMRFILVLRGTFELPQEPMRFILVLRSTFELPQEPMRFILVLRSTFELPQEPMRFILMLRSTFELPQEPMRFILVLRGTFELPQEPMRFILVLRGTFELQQEPMRFILVLRGTFELQQEPMRFILVLRGTFELPQEPMRFILVLRGTFELPQEPMRFILVLRGTFELPQEPMRFILVLRGTFELPQEPMRFILVLCGTFELPQEPMRFILVLRGTFELQQEPMRFILVLRSTFELPQEKMRFILVSRGTFELPQEPMRFIRVLRGTFELQQEPMRFILVLRSTFELPQEPMRFILVCYAARLSFRKNH; encoded by the exons atgcgagaaccaatgaggttcattctcgtgttacgcagcacgtttgagcttccgcaagaaccagtgaggttcattctcgtgttacgcagcacgtttgagcttcagcaagaaccaatgaggttcattctcgtgttacgcggcacgtttgagcttccgcaagaaaaaatgaggttcattctcgtgttacgcggcacgtttgagcttccgcaagaaccaatgag gttcattctcgtgttacgcagcacgtttgagcttccgcaagaaccaatgag gttcattctcgtgttacgcagcacgtttgagcttccacaagaaccaatgaggttcattctcatgttacgcagcacgtttgagcttcctcaagaaccaatgaggttcattctcgtgttacgcggcacgtttgagcttccgcaagaaccaatgaggttcattctcgtgttacgcggcacgtttgaacttcagcaagaaccaatgag gttcattctcgtgttacgcggcacgtttgaacttcagcaagaaccaatgag gttcattctcgtgttacgcggcacgtttgagcttccgcaagaaccaatgaggttcattctcgtgttacgcggcacgtttgagcttccgcaagaaccaatgag gttcattctcgtgttacgtggcacgtttgagcttccgcaagaaccaatgaggttcattctcgtgttacgcggcacgtttgagcttcctcaagaaccaatgaggttcattctcgtgttatgcggcacgtttgagcttcctcaagaaccaatgaggttcattctcgtgttacgcggcacgtttgaacttcagcaagaaccaatgaggttcattctcgtgttacgcagcacatttgagcttccgcaagaaaaaatgaggttcattctcgtgtcacgcggcacgtttgagcttccgcaagaaccaatgaggttcattcgcgtgttacgcggcacgtttgaacttcagcaagaaccaatgaggttcattctcgtgttacgcagcacatttgagcttcctcaagaaccaatgaggttcattctcgtgtgttacgcagcacgtttgagcttccgcaagaaccactGA
- the LOC127502681 gene encoding uncharacterized protein LOC127502681 isoform X19 gives MREPMRFILVLRSTFELPQEPVRFILVLRSTFELQQEPMRFILVLRGTFELPQEKMRFILVLRGTFELPQEPMRFICVLRGTFELQQEPMRFILVLRSTFELPQEPMRFILMLRSTFELPQEPMRFILMLRSTFELPQEPMRFILVLRGTFELPQEPMRFILVLRGTFELQQEPMRFILVLRGTFELQQEPMRFILVLRGTFELPQEPMRFILVLRGTFELPQEPMRFILVLRGTFELPQEPMRFILVLRGTFELPQEPMRFILVLCGTFELPQEPMRFILVLRGTFELQQEPMRFILVLRSTFELPQEKMRFILVSRGTFELPQEPMRFIRVLRGTFELQQEPMRFILVLRSTFELPQEPMRFILVCYAARLSFRKNH, from the exons atgcgagaaccaatgaggttcattctcgtgttacgcagcacgtttgagcttccgcaagaaccagtgaggttcattctcgtgttacgcagcacgtttgagcttcagcaagaaccaatgaggttcattctcgtgttacgcggcacgtttgagcttccgcaagaaaaaatgaggttcattctcgtgttacgcggcacgtttgagcttccgcaagaaccaatgaggttcatttgcgtgttacgcggcacgtttgagcttcagcaagaaccaatgaggttcattctcgtgttacgcagcacgtttgagcttccgcaagaaccaatgaggttcattctcatgttacgcagcacgtttgagcttccacaagaaccaatgag gttcattctcatgttacgcagcacgtttgagcttcctcaagaaccaatgaggttcattctcgtgttacgcggcacgtttgagcttccgcaagaaccaatgaggttcattctcgtgttacgcggcacgtttgaacttcagcaagaaccaatgag gttcattctcgtgttacgcggcacgtttgaacttcagcaagaaccaatgag gttcattctcgtgttacgcggcacgtttgagcttccgcaagaaccaatgaggttcattctcgtgttacgcggcacgtttgagcttccgcaagaaccaatgag gttcattctcgtgttacgtggcacgtttgagcttccgcaagaaccaatgaggttcattctcgtgttacgcggcacgtttgagcttcctcaagaaccaatgaggttcattctcgtgttatgcggcacgtttgagcttcctcaagaaccaatgaggttcattctcgtgttacgcggcacgtttgaacttcagcaagaaccaatgaggttcattctcgtgttacgcagcacatttgagcttccgcaagaaaaaatgaggttcattctcgtgtcacgcggcacgtttgagcttccgcaagaaccaatgaggttcattcgcgtgttacgcggcacgtttgaacttcagcaagaaccaatgaggttcattctcgtgttacgcagcacatttgagcttcctcaagaaccaatgaggttcattctcgtgtgttacgcagcacgtttgagcttccgcaagaaccactGA
- the LOC127502681 gene encoding uncharacterized protein LOC127502681 isoform X8, producing the protein MREPMRFILVLRSTFELPQEPVRFILVLRSTFELQQEPMRFILVLRGTFELPQEKMRFILVLRGTFELPQEPMRFICVLRGTFELQQEPMRFILVLRSTFELPQEPMRFILVLRSTFELQQEPMRFILVLRSTFELQQEPMRFILVLRSTFELPQEPMRFILVLRSTFELPQEPMRFILMLRSTFELPQEPMRFILVLRGTFELPQEPMRFILVLRGTFELPQEPMRFILVLRGTFELPQEPMRFILVLRGTFELPQEPMRFILVLRGTFELPQEPMRFILVLCGTFELPQEPMRFILVLRGTFELQQEPMRFILVLRSTFELPQEKMRFILVSRGTFELPQEPMRFIRVLRGTFELQQEPMRFILVLRSTFELPQEPMRFILVCYAARLSFRKNH; encoded by the exons atgcgagaaccaatgaggttcattctcgtgttacgcagcacgtttgagcttccgcaagaaccagtgaggttcattctcgtgttacgcagcacgtttgagcttcagcaagaaccaatgaggttcattctcgtgttacgcggcacgtttgagcttccgcaagaaaaaatgaggttcattctcgtgttacgcggcacgtttgagcttccgcaagaaccaatgaggttcatttgcgtgttacgcggcacgtttgagcttcagcaagaaccaatgaggttcattctcgtgttacgcagcacgtttgagcttccgcaagaaccaatgag gttcattctcgtgttacgcagcacgtttgagcttcagcaagaaccaatgaggttcattctcgtgttacgcagcacgtttgagcttcagcaagaaccaatgaggttcattctcgtgttacgcagcacatttgagcttccacaagaaccaatgag gttcattctcgtgttacgcagcacgtttgagcttccacaagaaccaatgaggttcattctcatgttacgcagcacgtttgagcttcctcaagaaccaatgaggttcattctcgtgttacgcggcacgtttgagcttccgcaagaaccaatgag gttcattctcgtgttacgcggcacgtttgagcttccgcaagaaccaatgaggttcattctcgtgttacgcggcacgtttgagcttccgcaagaaccaatgag gttcattctcgtgttacgtggcacgtttgagcttccgcaagaaccaatgaggttcattctcgtgttacgcggcacgtttgagcttcctcaagaaccaatgaggttcattctcgtgttatgcggcacgtttgagcttcctcaagaaccaatgaggttcattctcgtgttacgcggcacgtttgaacttcagcaagaaccaatgaggttcattctcgtgttacgcagcacatttgagcttccgcaagaaaaaatgaggttcattctcgtgtcacgcggcacgtttgagcttccgcaagaaccaatgaggttcattcgcgtgttacgcggcacgtttgaacttcagcaagaaccaatgaggttcattctcgtgttacgcagcacatttgagcttcctcaagaaccaatgaggttcattctcgtgtgttacgcagcacgtttgagcttccgcaagaaccactGA